The proteins below come from a single Acidovorax sp. NCPPB 4044 genomic window:
- a CDS encoding MFS transporter, with product MTSSSPSAAAPVDAAAQPHRPLTRRDYQTLGLSALGGTLEFYDFVIYVFFATVVGGLFFPPDMPDWLRQLQTFGIFAAGYLARPIGGIVIAHFGDKLGRKRMFSLSIFLMAVPTLVIGLLPTYASIGVAAPLLLLAMRVLQGAAIGGEMPGAWVFVAEHVPRNRYGLGVGTLTAGITGGILLGSLVAIAINRSYSPAEVQGFAWRIPFILGGVFGLVSVYLRRFLHETPVFQELAARRAVANEMPLKTILRDHKGAMLLVALMTWVLSTAVVVVVLITPSYLQKAFHIPATLALEANAVATLTLTIGCVVAGWANDRFGTRAVMLVGWGGLFATSYLFYLGLPGTPGTLVRNYALIGFFVGSIALLPIVGVRAFPPEVRFSGLSFSYNMAYAVFGGITPILITVWQQHDLLAPAHYVAAMGLLGFALGFVPLASRGWQPPAART from the coding sequence ATGACTTCCTCTTCCCCCTCCGCCGCCGCGCCCGTGGACGCCGCCGCGCAGCCCCACCGGCCGCTCACCCGCCGCGATTACCAGACGCTGGGCCTGTCCGCGCTGGGCGGCACGCTCGAGTTCTACGACTTCGTCATCTACGTCTTCTTCGCCACGGTGGTGGGCGGGCTGTTCTTCCCGCCCGACATGCCCGACTGGCTGCGCCAGCTGCAGACCTTCGGCATCTTCGCGGCGGGCTACCTGGCGCGCCCGATCGGCGGCATCGTGATCGCGCACTTCGGCGACAAGCTGGGCCGCAAGCGCATGTTCAGCCTGTCGATCTTCCTCATGGCCGTGCCCACGCTGGTGATCGGCCTGCTGCCCACCTACGCCAGCATCGGCGTGGCGGCGCCGCTGCTGCTGCTGGCGATGCGCGTGCTGCAGGGCGCGGCCATCGGCGGCGAGATGCCGGGCGCCTGGGTGTTCGTGGCCGAGCACGTGCCCAGAAACCGCTATGGCCTGGGCGTGGGCACGCTCACGGCCGGCATCACGGGCGGCATCCTGCTGGGCTCGCTCGTGGCCATTGCCATCAACCGCAGCTATTCGCCCGCCGAGGTGCAGGGCTTCGCGTGGCGCATTCCGTTCATCCTGGGCGGCGTGTTCGGCCTAGTGTCGGTGTACCTGCGCCGCTTCCTGCACGAGACGCCGGTGTTCCAGGAACTGGCCGCGCGCCGCGCCGTCGCCAACGAGATGCCGCTCAAGACCATCCTGCGCGACCACAAGGGCGCGATGCTGCTCGTGGCACTGATGACCTGGGTGCTGTCCACCGCGGTGGTGGTCGTGGTGCTGATCACGCCGTCGTACCTGCAGAAGGCCTTCCACATCCCCGCCACGCTGGCGCTGGAGGCCAATGCCGTGGCCACGCTCACGCTGACCATCGGCTGCGTGGTGGCGGGCTGGGCCAACGACCGCTTCGGCACGCGCGCGGTGATGCTCGTGGGCTGGGGCGGCCTGTTCGCCACGTCGTACCTGTTCTACCTGGGCCTGCCCGGCACGCCCGGGACGCTGGTGCGCAACTACGCGCTGATCGGCTTCTTCGTGGGTTCGATCGCGCTGCTGCCCATCGTGGGCGTGCGTGCCTTCCCGCCCGAGGTGCGCTTCTCGGGGCTTTCGTTCTCCTACAACATGGCCTATGCGGTGTTCGGCGGCATCACGCCGATCCTCATCACCGTGTGGCAGCAGCACGATCTGCTGGCGCCCGCGCACTATGTGGCGGCCATGGGCCTGCTGGGCTTCGCGCTGGGCTTCGTGCCGCTGGCCTCGCGCGGCTGGCAGCCGCCTGCCGCGCGGACCTGA
- a CDS encoding cysteine dioxygenase: protein MPSAQPATHVSPIKLHLVSRDAAQGDFRITGQGTASVRLPADAGAHSLTIALRPAKPGKAPAGACGLTVDAASAVLWVEKNGERYELARSTAPKALLQAHTNQSYWLSLDSNNRRLRYGKGEMLLHLMQCEYAFPETSDPLGLGKLAPTLGRVEVRGAGDHPHLLLRPIPVNLDPAPLVVRPEDITLDLIAQNTVSVAQNLPKECQLLYANVAGPNIRLASPDFPEFAQAIQYSIATPGKMCFEKLKEKAGGEGGFSYLRITLDGNLGDSPGQPYVLEVWPAGSHSPIHDHGQANAIIKVLHGQILIEWFGTLSPQDETSWGHMLAHAGDVTFLTPQYYQIHRLSNPSPRAGGDFCATIQCYRYANKDRQHYEFFDYIDDKEQRVEHFRPDSDWTYREFKQLIQKEWAEAMHGLSPTA from the coding sequence ATGCCCTCCGCACAGCCCGCCACCCACGTCTCCCCGATCAAGCTCCACCTCGTCTCCAGGGATGCCGCCCAAGGCGACTTCCGCATCACCGGCCAGGGCACGGCCTCCGTGCGCCTGCCCGCCGATGCGGGCGCACACTCGCTCACCATCGCGCTGCGGCCGGCCAAGCCGGGCAAGGCGCCGGCCGGCGCCTGCGGCCTGACCGTGGATGCGGCCAGCGCCGTGCTCTGGGTCGAGAAGAACGGCGAGCGCTATGAGCTGGCCCGCAGCACGGCCCCCAAGGCCCTGCTGCAGGCCCACACCAACCAGTCGTACTGGCTGAGCCTGGACAGCAACAACCGCCGCCTGCGCTACGGCAAGGGCGAGATGCTGCTGCACCTGATGCAGTGCGAGTACGCCTTCCCCGAAACGTCGGACCCGCTCGGGCTCGGCAAGCTGGCCCCCACGCTGGGGCGCGTCGAGGTGCGCGGGGCGGGCGACCACCCGCACCTCCTGCTGCGGCCGATCCCCGTCAACCTGGACCCGGCCCCGCTCGTCGTCCGGCCCGAGGACATCACGCTCGACCTCATCGCGCAGAACACCGTCAGCGTGGCGCAGAACCTGCCCAAGGAATGCCAGCTGCTGTACGCCAACGTGGCCGGGCCGAACATCCGGCTCGCATCGCCGGACTTTCCGGAGTTCGCGCAGGCCATCCAGTATTCGATCGCCACGCCCGGCAAGATGTGCTTCGAGAAGCTGAAGGAGAAAGCCGGCGGCGAAGGCGGCTTCAGCTACCTGCGCATCACGCTGGACGGCAACCTCGGGGACTCGCCGGGCCAGCCCTATGTGCTGGAGGTGTGGCCCGCGGGCAGCCATTCGCCCATCCACGACCACGGGCAGGCCAACGCCATCATCAAGGTGCTGCACGGCCAGATCCTGATCGAGTGGTTCGGCACGCTGAGCCCGCAGGACGAGACCTCCTGGGGCCACATGCTCGCGCACGCGGGCGACGTGACCTTCCTCACGCCGCAGTACTACCAGATCCACCGGCTCAGCAACCCGTCGCCGCGCGCGGGCGGCGACTTCTGCGCCACCATCCAGTGCTACCGGTACGCCAACAAGGACCGCCAGCACTACGAGTTCTTCGACTACATCGACGACAAGGAGCAGCGCGTCGAGCATTTCCGGCCCGACTCGGACTGGACCTACCGCGAGTTCAAGCAGCTGATCCAGAAGGAATGGGCCGAGGCCATGCACGGCCTCTCGCCCACCGCCTGA
- a CDS encoding Nif3-like dinuclear metal center hexameric protein, translating to MTAPVVPSSTDGSTPGVSRDDLLAAFDGLLQPARFKDYGPNGLQVEGTPRIRRIVSGVTASRALIDAAIDAGADALFVHHGLFWRGQDGRVTGWMKQRLQRLLAHDINLIAYHLPLDAHPELGNNAQLGRVLGLAPADVRFGDQDLGFCAPADIAGAGALAARVEAALGRPVTLVVPGEGAGTARPIRRVAWCTGGAQGFFEGAIAAGADAFITGEISEPQAHLARETGVAFIAAGHHATERYGAPAAAAHVAATLGVEHRFIEIDNPA from the coding sequence ATGACGGCCCCTGTTGTACCTTCTTCCACCGATGGCTCTACCCCCGGGGTTTCCCGGGACGACCTGCTCGCCGCGTTCGACGGCCTGCTGCAGCCCGCCCGCTTCAAGGACTACGGCCCCAACGGCCTGCAGGTGGAGGGTACGCCCCGCATCCGCCGCATCGTGAGCGGCGTGACGGCCAGCCGCGCGCTGATCGACGCGGCCATCGATGCCGGCGCCGACGCGCTCTTCGTGCACCACGGCCTGTTCTGGCGCGGGCAGGACGGCCGCGTGACGGGCTGGATGAAGCAGCGGCTGCAGCGCCTGCTGGCGCACGACATCAACCTCATCGCCTACCACCTGCCGCTGGACGCGCACCCCGAGCTGGGCAACAACGCGCAACTGGGCCGCGTGCTCGGCTTGGCGCCGGCCGACGTGCGCTTCGGCGACCAGGACCTGGGCTTCTGCGCGCCGGCCGACATCGCCGGTGCGGGCGCGCTCGCCGCGCGGGTGGAAGCCGCGCTGGGCCGGCCGGTGACGCTGGTCGTGCCCGGGGAGGGGGCCGGCACCGCGCGGCCGATCCGCCGCGTGGCCTGGTGCACGGGCGGCGCGCAGGGCTTCTTCGAGGGCGCCATCGCGGCCGGGGCCGATGCCTTCATCACGGGCGAGATCTCCGAGCCGCAGGCGCACCTGGCGCGCGAGACCGGCGTGGCCTTCATCGCCGCCGGCCACCACGCCACCGAGCGCTACGGCGCCCCGGCGGCGGCGGCGCACGTGGCGGCCACGCTGGGCGTGGAGCACCGCTTCATCGAGATCGACAACCCGGCCTGA
- a CDS encoding DUF6402 family protein — protein MNDIVHVDRARTRAELEKKLPPKTRRFQLDEIPGVMRSRLGWPVAAALMDRWFRGAGFAISLPIKISKSPNKLHQLPTSQLEENVVTMGWALGFSRVRAAVSQLQARWNSPAGRVELKKRVEQQTRGQIRPWRFGDLNQPAKILDDTCQVNFLSVGRPSDPMDDFYGAMGEATLKVAVSGLVTPEGHGKAAVAIDELAFYLRDSYDFNDDSFLSQPLGFWGPRGVQRIPRSAMDIPLDEQWMYADAADASRQSYLVQNRHFRQWRALHGRGGDFMVVSDVHRVRLPFPIKLEW, from the coding sequence GTGAACGATATCGTCCATGTGGACAGGGCGCGCACGCGCGCGGAACTCGAAAAGAAACTGCCGCCCAAGACCCGGCGCTTCCAGCTCGATGAGATCCCGGGCGTGATGCGCTCGCGCCTGGGATGGCCGGTGGCGGCGGCGTTGATGGATCGGTGGTTCAGGGGAGCGGGGTTTGCGATCAGCCTGCCGATCAAAATCAGCAAGTCGCCAAACAAGCTACACCAGTTGCCCACCTCGCAATTGGAAGAAAACGTGGTCACCATGGGCTGGGCCTTGGGCTTTTCCCGTGTGCGGGCCGCCGTGTCCCAACTGCAGGCGCGATGGAACAGCCCTGCGGGGAGGGTGGAGCTGAAGAAACGTGTTGAACAGCAGACGAGAGGACAAATCCGGCCCTGGCGTTTCGGCGATCTGAACCAGCCGGCCAAGATACTGGACGACACCTGCCAGGTGAATTTCCTGAGCGTGGGCCGACCCAGCGACCCCATGGACGACTTCTACGGCGCCATGGGCGAGGCGACGCTCAAGGTCGCGGTGTCTGGCCTGGTAACGCCCGAGGGGCACGGCAAGGCCGCCGTCGCCATCGACGAGTTGGCCTTCTACCTGCGCGATTCCTATGACTTCAACGACGATTCCTTCCTGTCGCAGCCGCTGGGCTTCTGGGGGCCTCGCGGCGTGCAGCGCATCCCCCGGTCCGCGATGGACATTCCCCTCGACGAGCAGTGGATGTACGCCGATGCCGCCGACGCGAGCCGCCAGAGCTATCTGGTGCAGAACCGGCATTTCAGGCAATGGCGTGCGCTGCATGGCCGAGGCGGGGATTTCATGGTCGTCTCCGACGTGCACCGCGTGCGCCTTCCTTTTCCGATCAAGTTGGAGTGGTGA
- a CDS encoding VWA domain-containing protein, which translates to MVFLWPTFLWLLLALPVLVLLYAWLLRRRKAVALHYPGLGLVRAAMGTRSRWRRHVPPLLFLLGLAALLVAAARPLAVLSLPSQQQTIMLAMDVSGSMRAADVLPDRLTAAQNAAKAFIADLPRHVRVGIVAFAGSAQLAQLPTQSHEDLTRAIDSFQLQRGTATGNGILLSLATLFPDAGIDISALGGRQAMARSQSIDEVGRSLQQRGNGSGTAAPRPAPVAPGSYTSAAIIMLTDGQRTTGVDPLEAAQWAADRGVRVYTVGVGTVAGETIGFEGWSMRVRLDEDTLKAVALRTNAEYFHAATAADLKKVYETLSSRLTVEKKETEISALLALAGAACMVLAAILSVWWFGRVM; encoded by the coding sequence ATGGTCTTTCTCTGGCCCACCTTCCTCTGGCTGCTGCTCGCGCTGCCGGTGCTCGTGCTGCTCTACGCGTGGCTGCTGCGCCGCCGCAAGGCCGTCGCCCTGCACTACCCGGGCCTGGGCCTCGTGCGCGCGGCGATGGGCACGCGCTCGCGCTGGCGCCGCCACGTGCCGCCGCTGCTCTTCCTGCTGGGGCTCGCGGCGCTGCTGGTGGCGGCGGCGCGGCCGCTGGCCGTGCTGTCGCTGCCCTCGCAGCAGCAGACCATCATGCTGGCGATGGACGTGTCCGGCAGCATGCGCGCGGCCGACGTGCTGCCCGACCGGCTCACCGCCGCGCAGAACGCCGCCAAGGCCTTCATTGCCGACCTGCCGCGCCACGTGCGCGTGGGCATCGTGGCCTTCGCCGGCAGCGCGCAGCTCGCGCAGCTGCCCACGCAAAGCCACGAAGACCTCACCCGGGCCATCGACAGCTTCCAGCTGCAGCGCGGCACGGCCACGGGCAACGGCATCCTGCTCTCGCTGGCCACGCTGTTCCCCGATGCCGGCATCGACATCTCCGCGCTCGGCGGCCGGCAGGCGATGGCGCGCTCGCAGTCCATCGACGAGGTCGGGCGCAGCCTGCAGCAGCGCGGCAACGGCAGTGGCACCGCGGCGCCGCGGCCCGCGCCCGTCGCGCCGGGCTCCTACACCTCGGCCGCGATCATCATGCTCACCGACGGGCAGCGCACCACGGGCGTGGACCCGCTGGAGGCCGCGCAGTGGGCCGCCGACCGGGGCGTGCGCGTCTATACCGTGGGCGTGGGCACCGTGGCGGGCGAGACCATCGGCTTCGAGGGCTGGTCGATGCGCGTGCGCCTGGATGAGGACACGCTCAAGGCCGTGGCATTGCGCACCAACGCCGAGTACTTCCACGCAGCCACCGCGGCCGACCTGAAAAAGGTCTACGAAACCCTCAGCTCGCGCCTCACGGTGGAGAAGAAGGAGACCGAGATCTCCGCCCTGCTGGCGCTGGCGGGCGCGGCCTGCATGGTGCTGGCGGCGATCCTCTCGGTCTGGTGGTTCGGACGGGTCATGTAG
- a CDS encoding DUF58 domain-containing protein, translating into MPPRSAPEPSAPARPATPLPGTGAAERLLRRLEWTVVRRLDGLLQGDYRTLMRGAGLDLSDLREYQAHDDVRHIDWNVTARLGTPHVRVYSEDREMGAWFLLDLSPSVDFGPPGQAKRDQLTGFVAVLARLLTRHGNRVGALLFGGHRDAVLPPRSGRTHVLRLIDALAPPAQAPARPPGATELHRLLESAVATVRRRSAVFVVSDFLSAPGWERPLAHLAQRHDVVAVRLLDPLELELPDVGLVHLRDPETGEQLTVDTRDRGFRHRFARLAADREAALRTALARAGADTLELATDDDLLDAMVRFMELRGQAVRARRRAPLAPLPRRPAHA; encoded by the coding sequence ATGCCGCCGCGCAGCGCGCCTGAACCCTCCGCGCCCGCCCGGCCCGCCACGCCCCTGCCCGGCACGGGCGCGGCCGAGCGCCTGCTGCGCCGGCTCGAATGGACCGTGGTGCGCCGCCTCGACGGCCTGCTGCAGGGCGACTACCGCACGCTGATGCGCGGCGCCGGCCTGGACCTGTCGGACCTGCGCGAATACCAGGCCCACGACGACGTGCGCCACATCGACTGGAACGTCACCGCGCGGCTCGGAACGCCCCATGTGCGCGTGTATTCCGAAGACCGCGAGATGGGTGCCTGGTTCCTGCTGGACCTGAGCCCCTCGGTCGATTTCGGCCCCCCGGGGCAGGCCAAGCGCGACCAGCTCACGGGCTTCGTCGCGGTGCTCGCGCGGCTGCTCACGCGCCACGGCAACCGCGTGGGCGCCCTGCTTTTCGGCGGCCACCGCGATGCCGTGCTGCCGCCGCGCTCGGGCCGCACCCACGTGCTGCGGCTCATCGACGCGCTCGCGCCGCCCGCGCAGGCACCGGCCCGCCCGCCCGGCGCCACCGAACTGCACCGGCTGCTGGAGTCGGCCGTGGCCACCGTGCGGCGGCGCTCGGCCGTGTTCGTCGTCTCCGACTTCCTGAGCGCGCCGGGCTGGGAGAGGCCGCTCGCGCACCTCGCGCAGCGCCACGACGTGGTCGCCGTGCGGCTGCTCGATCCGCTGGAGCTGGAGTTGCCCGACGTGGGCCTCGTGCACCTGCGCGACCCCGAGACCGGCGAGCAGCTCACCGTGGACACGCGCGACCGCGGCTTCCGCCACCGCTTCGCGCGGCTCGCCGCCGACCGTGAGGCGGCCCTGCGCACGGCACTGGCGCGCGCGGGCGCCGACACGCTGGAGCTGGCCACCGACGACGACCTGCTGGACGCGATGGTGCGCTTCATGGAACTGCGCGGGCAGGCGGTGCGCGCGCGCCGCCGGGCTCCCCTGGCCCCGCTGCCGCGCAGGCCGGCGCACGCCTGA
- a CDS encoding AAA family ATPase encodes MDTTAPPTAAATATLMEQILYEVKRVVVGQDRFLERVMVAMLAQGHLLVEGVPGLAKTLTVKTLASTVRGTFKRIQFTPDLVPADLVGTRMYHQRTGEFATTLGPVFTHLLLADEINRAPAKVQSALLEVMQERQVTIAGETHPLPSPFLVMATQNPIETEGTYQLPEAQVDRFMMKVLVGYPTEEEEFVIAQRALAEPVQVAAVATTAQLAALQAERRRVYVDPSLLQYAVRLVAATRAPAQYGLPELAPRIACGASPRATIHIAEGAQALAMLRGRGYVLPEDMADLVPDVLRHRITLSYEALSDGLDADALIAQLMARLPAPARPLAHDTQNEVLHAAAQRA; translated from the coding sequence ATGGACACCACCGCGCCCCCCACGGCCGCCGCCACCGCCACGCTGATGGAGCAGATCCTCTACGAGGTCAAGCGCGTGGTGGTGGGCCAGGACCGCTTCCTGGAGCGCGTGATGGTCGCCATGCTCGCGCAGGGCCACCTGCTGGTCGAAGGCGTGCCGGGCCTGGCGAAGACACTCACGGTGAAGACGCTCGCGAGCACCGTGCGCGGCACCTTCAAGCGCATCCAGTTCACGCCCGACCTCGTGCCCGCCGACCTCGTGGGCACGCGCATGTACCACCAGCGCACGGGGGAGTTCGCCACCACGCTGGGCCCGGTGTTCACGCACCTGCTGCTGGCCGACGAGATCAACCGCGCGCCCGCCAAGGTGCAGAGCGCGCTGCTGGAGGTGATGCAGGAGCGGCAGGTGACCATCGCGGGCGAGACCCATCCGCTGCCCAGCCCCTTCCTCGTGATGGCCACGCAGAACCCCATCGAGACCGAGGGCACCTACCAGCTGCCCGAGGCGCAGGTGGACCGCTTCATGATGAAAGTGCTGGTGGGCTACCCGACCGAGGAAGAGGAGTTCGTCATCGCGCAGCGCGCGCTCGCCGAGCCCGTGCAGGTGGCCGCCGTGGCCACCACCGCGCAGCTCGCCGCGCTGCAGGCCGAGCGCCGCCGCGTGTACGTGGACCCGTCGCTGCTGCAGTACGCCGTGCGGCTCGTCGCAGCCACCCGTGCGCCCGCGCAGTACGGCCTGCCCGAACTCGCGCCGCGCATCGCCTGCGGCGCGAGCCCGCGCGCCACCATCCACATCGCCGAGGGCGCGCAGGCGCTGGCCATGCTGCGCGGGCGCGGCTACGTGCTGCCCGAGGACATGGCCGACCTCGTGCCCGACGTGCTGCGCCACCGCATCACGCTCTCCTACGAGGCGCTGTCGGACGGGCTCGACGCCGACGCGCTGATCGCGCAGCTCATGGCGCGCCTGCCCGCGCCCGCCCGGCCGCTCGCCCACGACACCCAGAACGAGGTGCTCCATGCCGCCGCGCAGCGCGCCTGA
- a CDS encoding S1C family serine protease, producing MPRPARYSPSQRSRPAAAAPAAHAPGTPASAPAAPLPATAAQAAGAAPSPAVVPPAARSHRPLQAAIALLVLMLAASLWWGWRQSQGVPQRLTQKDIDAAVLHTLQTQPLPSAAARAAAAVAPSVVRVEGFARTRKGKEEERGVGTGLVIVDKGVILTNLHVVRGASRIQVTFADGSESDASLTGAQPANDLAVLQAHKVPDDLQAAPLRSTQGLQPGDGVVAIGFPFGIGPSVSSGVISGLQREFDSPQGKQEMRNLIQFDAAANPGNSGGPLITLDGEVVGIVTAILNPTPARTFIGIGFAVPIENAAQAAGMPPF from the coding sequence ATGCCCAGGCCTGCCCGCTACAGCCCCAGCCAACGCTCCCGTCCAGCGGCTGCCGCGCCCGCAGCGCATGCGCCCGGCACTCCCGCATCCGCGCCGGCGGCTCCGCTCCCCGCCACGGCCGCGCAGGCCGCAGGCGCGGCCCCCTCCCCCGCGGTGGTGCCACCGGCCGCACGCAGCCACCGGCCGCTGCAGGCCGCCATCGCGCTGCTCGTGCTGATGCTCGCGGCCAGCCTCTGGTGGGGCTGGCGGCAGTCGCAGGGCGTGCCGCAGCGCCTCACCCAGAAGGACATCGACGCCGCCGTGCTGCACACGCTGCAGACGCAGCCGCTGCCCTCCGCCGCGGCGCGCGCGGCCGCCGCCGTGGCGCCCTCGGTGGTGCGCGTGGAGGGCTTCGCCCGCACCAGGAAGGGCAAGGAGGAAGAGCGCGGCGTGGGCACGGGCCTGGTGATCGTCGACAAGGGCGTGATCCTCACCAACCTGCACGTGGTGCGCGGCGCCTCGCGCATCCAGGTCACCTTCGCCGACGGCTCCGAGAGCGATGCCTCGCTCACCGGCGCGCAGCCCGCCAACGACCTCGCCGTGCTGCAGGCCCACAAGGTCCCCGACGACCTGCAGGCCGCGCCGCTGCGCTCCACGCAAGGCCTGCAGCCGGGCGATGGCGTGGTGGCCATCGGCTTTCCGTTCGGCATCGGGCCGTCGGTGTCGTCGGGCGTCATCTCGGGGCTGCAGCGCGAGTTCGATTCGCCGCAGGGCAAGCAGGAGATGCGCAACCTGATCCAGTTCGACGCCGCGGCCAACCCCGGCAACTCGGGCGGCCCGCTCATCACGCTCGACGGCGAGGTGGTGGGCATCGTTACCGCCATCCTGAACCCCACGCCCGCGCGCACCTTCATCGGCATCGGCTTCGCGGTGCCCATCGAGAACGCGGCGCAGGCGGCCGGCATGCCGCCGTTCTGA
- a CDS encoding TatD family hydrolase, with amino-acid sequence MPAPLSAPPPGAAAAAAAGPWIDTHCHLDEFEAHAGRDHQDRVRAEAAAAGVAHCVVPAVERGNFDTVRALAHRHGDSYALGIHPLFTGRAEDGDLDALAQALERHAQDARLVAVGEIGLDYFVPGLDPARQEHFYREQLRLARHWKLPVVLHTRRSVDKVLKGLRDLGAVGGIAHAFNGSLQQARAFVDLGFRLGFGGAVTFDRALQLRRLAAELPLDAIVLETDAPDIPPHWLYVTAAEREAGAPPARNTPGELPRIAQVVAGLRGMAVEDLGRAAHANSLAALPRLAGLVPGPDGESSA; translated from the coding sequence ATGCCCGCACCCCTCTCCGCTCCCCCGCCCGGCGCTGCTGCTGCCGCAGCCGCCGGGCCCTGGATCGACACGCACTGCCACCTCGACGAGTTCGAGGCCCATGCGGGCCGCGACCACCAGGACCGCGTGCGCGCCGAGGCCGCGGCGGCGGGCGTGGCGCACTGCGTGGTGCCGGCCGTCGAGCGGGGCAACTTCGATACTGTGCGCGCGCTCGCGCACCGCCATGGCGACAGCTATGCGCTCGGCATCCACCCGCTCTTCACCGGCCGCGCGGAGGATGGCGACCTCGATGCGCTCGCGCAGGCGCTGGAGCGGCATGCGCAGGACGCGCGGCTGGTGGCGGTGGGCGAGATCGGGCTCGACTATTTCGTGCCGGGGCTCGACCCGGCGCGCCAGGAGCATTTCTACCGCGAGCAGCTGCGCCTCGCGCGGCACTGGAAGCTGCCCGTGGTCCTGCACACGCGGCGCTCGGTGGACAAGGTGCTCAAGGGCCTGCGCGACCTGGGCGCGGTGGGCGGCATCGCCCATGCGTTCAACGGCAGCCTGCAGCAGGCCAGGGCCTTCGTCGACCTGGGCTTCAGGCTCGGCTTCGGCGGCGCGGTCACCTTCGACCGCGCGCTGCAGTTGCGCCGGCTCGCGGCCGAGCTGCCGCTGGACGCCATCGTGCTGGAGACCGATGCGCCCGACATCCCGCCGCACTGGCTCTACGTCACCGCCGCCGAGCGCGAGGCCGGCGCCCCGCCCGCGCGCAACACGCCGGGCGAGCTGCCGCGCATCGCGCAGGTGGTGGCCGGGCTGCGCGGCATGGCGGTGGAGGACCTGGGCCGCGCCGCGCACGCGAATTCGCTCGCGGCACTGCCGCGCCTGGCGGGGCTGGTGCCCGGGCCGGACGGGGAGAGTTCAGCATGA
- a CDS encoding DNA-deoxyinosine glycosylase — MPSSADMTPDAPGTAAPARLVGLAPLVSERTVVLVLGSFPGVASLRAGQYYGHPQNHFWPILQALWPQHPLPGRDRYPERCAWLLARGLGLWDVYAACEREGSLDTRIRNAAVNDFAALRARCPRLSAIAHNGGESFKHARAVRTALDLPAGLEDGPVPSLRLPSTSPANASWSFERKRAAWAAAFAPFGLID; from the coding sequence ATGCCATCCTCCGCCGACATGACCCCCGACGCTCCCGGCACCGCCGCGCCCGCCCGCCTCGTCGGGCTGGCGCCGCTCGTCTCGGAGCGCACGGTGGTGCTGGTGCTGGGCAGCTTTCCCGGCGTGGCCTCGCTGCGCGCGGGGCAGTACTACGGGCACCCGCAGAACCATTTCTGGCCCATCCTGCAGGCGCTCTGGCCGCAGCACCCGCTGCCCGGCCGCGACCGCTACCCCGAGCGCTGCGCGTGGCTGCTGGCGCGCGGCCTGGGGCTGTGGGACGTCTACGCCGCCTGCGAGCGCGAGGGCAGCCTGGACACCCGCATCCGCAACGCGGCCGTGAACGATTTCGCCGCGCTGCGCGCGCGCTGCCCGCGCCTTTCGGCCATCGCCCACAATGGCGGCGAGAGCTTCAAGCATGCGCGCGCCGTGCGCACGGCGCTGGACCTGCCGGCCGGGCTGGAGGACGGCCCCGTGCCCTCGCTGCGGCTGCCCTCCACCAGCCCCGCGAACGCCTCGTGGAGCTTCGAGCGCAAGCGCGCCGCCTGGGCCGCGGCCTTCGCCCCCTTTGGATTGATCGACTGA
- a CDS encoding spermidine synthase encodes MTTRKKAAAAELPEVSVSDDGDVRHLHLGTPWIQGSMRIGEPFEIELEYVQRMMAWLLFVEPASVGKRHAMQLGLGAGAITKFCHKKLRMCCTAIELNPQVHAVCRAWFKLPPDGPKLRVVLADAAQEIRKPEWHGTVDALAVDLYDHEAAAPVLDSAEFYADCRALLTEDGAMTVNLFGRSSSYERSLARMAEAFGADALWAFKPTREGNTVVLAQRTPQRPRRADLLARAEAVQARWDLPAAKWPRVFKPVD; translated from the coding sequence ATGACCACCCGCAAGAAAGCCGCAGCCGCCGAGCTGCCCGAAGTCAGCGTTTCCGATGATGGCGACGTGCGCCACCTGCACCTGGGCACGCCCTGGATCCAGGGCTCCATGCGCATCGGCGAGCCGTTCGAGATCGAGCTGGAGTACGTGCAGCGCATGATGGCGTGGCTGCTCTTCGTGGAGCCAGCCAGCGTGGGCAAGCGCCACGCCATGCAGCTGGGCCTGGGCGCCGGCGCCATCACCAAGTTCTGCCACAAGAAGCTGCGCATGTGCTGCACGGCCATCGAGCTGAACCCGCAGGTGCATGCCGTGTGCCGCGCCTGGTTCAAGCTGCCGCCCGACGGGCCGAAGCTGCGCGTGGTGCTTGCCGATGCCGCCCAGGAGATCCGCAAGCCCGAGTGGCACGGCACCGTGGATGCGCTGGCCGTCGATCTCTACGACCACGAGGCCGCGGCGCCGGTGCTCGACAGCGCCGAGTTCTATGCCGACTGCCGCGCGCTGCTCACCGAGGACGGCGCGATGACCGTCAACCTCTTCGGCCGCTCGTCCAGCTACGAGCGCAGCCTGGCGCGCATGGCCGAGGCCTTCGGGGCCGATGCGCTCTGGGCCTTCAAGCCCACGCGCGAGGGCAACACCGTGGTGCTGGCACAGCGCACGCCCCAGCGGCCCCGCCGCGCCGACCTGCTGGCCCGCGCCGAGGCCGTGCAGGCCCGCTGGGACCTGCCCGCGGCCAAGTGGCCGCGTGTCTTCAAGCCTGTCGATTGA